A genomic region of Candidatus Pseudomonas phytovorans contains the following coding sequences:
- a CDS encoding ScpA family protein — protein MEVILEAFEGPLDLLLYLIRKQNIDILDIPVAEITRQYMGYVELMKSVRLELAAEYLVMAAMLAEIKSRMLLPRSAEVEEEEGDPRAELIRRLQEYERFKAAAEGIDALSRVGRDVVVPCLEAPKAKVRKLLPQVSLEEVLMSMAEVMRRNDLFESHQISRETLSTRERMGQVLERLKGGAFVPFVELFTAEEGKLGVVVTFMAILELVKESLVELVQNEAFAAIHVRLRPALAEEIDEPE, from the coding sequence CTGGAAGTCATTCTTGAAGCCTTCGAAGGGCCGCTGGACCTGTTGCTGTACCTGATCCGCAAGCAGAACATCGACATCCTCGACATCCCGGTGGCGGAAATCACCCGCCAGTACATGGGCTACGTAGAGCTGATGAAGAGCGTGCGCCTGGAGCTGGCCGCCGAGTACCTGGTGATGGCCGCGATGCTCGCCGAAATCAAGTCCCGCATGTTGCTGCCGCGCTCGGCCGAGGTCGAGGAAGAGGAGGGCGACCCGCGCGCCGAGCTGATCCGCCGCCTGCAGGAGTACGAGCGTTTCAAGGCTGCCGCGGAGGGCATCGACGCACTGTCGCGGGTCGGCCGCGATGTCGTGGTGCCGTGCCTGGAGGCGCCCAAGGCCAAGGTGCGCAAGCTGTTGCCGCAGGTCAGCCTGGAAGAAGTGCTGATGTCCATGGCCGAGGTGATGCGCCGCAATGACCTGTTCGAAAGCCACCAGATCAGCCGCGAGACGCTGTCGACCCGCGAGCGTATGGGTCAGGTGCTGGAACGCCTCAAGGGCGGTGCTTTTGTTCCGTTTGTCGAGCTGTTTACTGCCGAAGAGGGCAAGCTCGGTGTGGTGGTGACGTTCATGGCGATTCTTGAACTGGTGAAGGAATCGCTGGTTGAACTGGTGCAGAATGAAGCCTTCGCCGCGATCCACGTGCGGCTACGACCCGCGCTTGCTGAAGAAATTGATGAACCTGAATGA
- a CDS encoding YciI family protein, protein MLYAIIASDVANSLEKRLAARPAHIERLQQLKAEGRVVLAGPHPAIDSNDPGDAGFSGSLIVAEFESLAAAQAWADADPYIAAGVYDKVVVKPFKQVLP, encoded by the coding sequence ATGCTCTACGCCATCATCGCCAGCGACGTCGCAAACTCCCTGGAAAAGCGCCTGGCTGCCCGCCCGGCGCACATCGAACGCCTGCAGCAACTCAAGGCCGAAGGCCGCGTGGTGCTAGCCGGCCCACACCCGGCCATCGACAGCAACGACCCGGGTGACGCAGGTTTCAGCGGCAGCCTGATCGTTGCCGAGTTCGAATCGTTGGCTGCAGCCCAGGCTTGGGCTGATGCCGATCCTTACATTGCTGCGGGCGTGTACGACAAGGTTGTGGTCAAGCCGTTCAAGCAAGTGCTGCCTTGA
- a CDS encoding septation protein A produces MKQFIDFIPLLLFFIVYKLDPRPMEVAGHSFEFGGIYSATAMLIISSLVVYGALFLRQRRLEKGQWLTLVACLVFGGLTLTFHSETFLKWKAPVVNWLFALGFAGSHFIGDRVLIKRIMGHALSLPDAVWARLNVAWIAFFLFCGAANLFVAFTFQDFWVDFKVFGSLGMTVIFLVAQGVYLSRHLHDDPSTTKPKD; encoded by the coding sequence GTGAAACAATTCATCGATTTCATCCCGCTGCTGCTTTTCTTCATCGTCTACAAGCTGGACCCGCGCCCTATGGAAGTCGCCGGCCACAGCTTCGAATTCGGCGGCATCTACAGTGCCACGGCCATGCTGATCATCAGCTCGCTGGTGGTGTACGGGGCGCTGTTCCTGCGCCAGCGCAGGCTGGAAAAGGGCCAGTGGCTGACGCTGGTGGCCTGCCTGGTGTTCGGCGGCCTGACCCTGACGTTCCACAGCGAAACGTTCCTCAAGTGGAAAGCACCGGTAGTGAACTGGTTGTTCGCCCTGGGCTTTGCCGGCAGCCACTTCATCGGTGACCGGGTGCTGATCAAGCGCATCATGGGCCACGCCCTGAGCCTGCCCGATGCCGTCTGGGCCCGCCTGAACGTTGCCTGGATCGCCTTCTTCCTGTTCTGCGGCGCGGCCAACCTGTTCGTTGCCTTCACCTTCCAGGACTTCTGGGTCGACTTCAAGGTGTTCGGCAGCCTGGGCATGACCGTGATCTTCCTGGTGGCGCAAGGCGTGTACCTGTCGCGCCACCTGCACGACGACCCTTCTACTACCAAACCCAAGGATTGA
- a CDS encoding pseudouridine synthase, producing the protein MSEQDLQDTEITPPAGEKLQKVLARIGVGSRRDVEAWISQGRIKVNRVVATLGQRVDLHDAIAVDGKLIKREEAAEATRRVIMYNKPDGEICTRDDPEGRPTVFDRLPRPKEGRWINIGRLDINTTGLLLFTTDGELANRLMHPSYEMDREYAVRVRGEVDDEMIERLKAGVMLEDGPAKFTDIQKAPGGEGFNHWYHCVVMEGRNREVRRLWESQGMVVSRLKRVRFGPVFLNSDLPMGRWREMSQGEIDILAAEVGLQPVALPTLNLKAKDKMERLQRKSSRPLGRGERVRNLRPAHEGAATGERPARQPREEAPRKNTRGSAVAERPSDMRKRTGKPEGDKPAARGRGKPEGDKPAGRGRGKPRG; encoded by the coding sequence ATGAGTGAGCAAGACCTGCAAGATACCGAGATCACCCCACCCGCCGGCGAAAAGCTGCAGAAAGTGCTGGCGCGTATTGGCGTGGGCTCGCGCCGTGACGTCGAGGCCTGGATCAGCCAGGGCCGTATCAAGGTCAACCGCGTCGTCGCCACCCTTGGCCAGCGCGTCGACCTGCATGACGCCATTGCCGTAGATGGCAAGCTGATCAAGCGCGAAGAGGCCGCCGAGGCCACCCGCCGGGTGATCATGTACAACAAGCCCGATGGCGAAATCTGCACCCGTGACGACCCTGAAGGCCGCCCGACCGTGTTCGACCGCCTGCCTCGGCCGAAAGAAGGCCGCTGGATCAACATCGGCCGCCTCGACATCAACACCACCGGCTTGCTGCTGTTCACCACCGACGGTGAGCTGGCCAACCGCCTGATGCACCCGTCCTACGAGATGGACCGTGAGTACGCGGTACGTGTGCGTGGTGAAGTCGACGACGAAATGATCGAGCGCCTCAAAGCCGGCGTAATGCTGGAAGACGGCCCGGCGAAGTTCACCGACATCCAGAAGGCTCCGGGTGGTGAAGGCTTCAACCACTGGTACCACTGCGTGGTGATGGAAGGCCGTAACCGTGAGGTGCGTCGCCTGTGGGAGTCCCAGGGCATGGTGGTCAGCCGCCTGAAGCGCGTGCGTTTCGGCCCGGTGTTCCTCAACTCTGACCTGCCGATGGGTCGCTGGCGCGAAATGAGCCAGGGCGAAATCGACATCCTGGCCGCTGAAGTGGGCTTGCAGCCGGTTGCGCTGCCAACCTTGAACCTCAAGGCCAAGGACAAGATGGAACGCCTGCAGCGCAAGTCGTCCCGCCCGCTGGGTCGTGGCGAGCGCGTGCGCAATCTGCGCCCGGCGCACGAAGGCGCTGCTACCGGCGAGCGCCCTGCGCGTCAGCCGCGTGAAGAGGCCCCGCGTAAAAACACCCGTGGCAGTGCGGTGGCCGAGCGCCCGAGCGACATGCGCAAACGCACTGGCAAGCCAGAGGGTGACAAGCCGGCGGCTCGTGGCCGTGGCAAGCCTGAAGGTGACAAGCCGGCAGGCCGTGGTCGCGGCAAGCCGCGTGGCTGA
- the scpB gene encoding SMC-Scp complex subunit ScpB — MNLNEPRDLASLIEAFLLASGKPQSLERLYELFEEAERPEPKVFKKALEVLGKSCSGRAFELKEVASGYRLQIRENFAPWVGRLWEERPQRYSRALLETLALIAYRQPITRGEIEDVRGVAVNSNITKTLLEREWIRVVGYREVPGRPAMFATTKAFLDHFNLKSLDELPALAELRLIEPEPLLDPDDAPVPAHLQALADASLGEEEVAEPKDETSFRSLLVELDAMEEGLKIDFEDLREEEPEASLEEQDKLQP; from the coding sequence ATGAACCTGAATGAACCCCGCGACCTGGCGTCGCTGATCGAAGCCTTTTTGCTGGCATCGGGCAAACCGCAATCCCTCGAACGCCTTTACGAACTGTTCGAAGAAGCCGAGCGCCCGGAGCCCAAGGTCTTCAAGAAGGCCCTGGAAGTGCTTGGCAAATCGTGCAGCGGCCGCGCATTCGAGCTTAAAGAGGTGGCCAGCGGCTACCGGCTGCAGATTCGCGAAAACTTTGCACCCTGGGTTGGCCGGCTGTGGGAAGAGCGCCCACAGCGGTATTCGCGCGCGCTGCTCGAAACCCTGGCTCTGATCGCCTACCGCCAGCCGATCACCCGTGGCGAGATCGAGGACGTGCGCGGTGTGGCGGTGAACAGCAATATCACCAAGACCTTGCTGGAGCGTGAATGGATCCGCGTGGTCGGCTACCGTGAGGTGCCCGGGCGGCCGGCAATGTTCGCAACCACCAAGGCGTTTCTCGATCATTTCAATCTCAAGAGCCTGGACGAGCTACCGGCCTTGGCCGAGTTGCGCCTGATAGAGCCAGAGCCGCTGCTTGACCCGGATGATGCGCCGGTGCCGGCGCACCTGCAGGCGCTGGCGGATGCCAGCCTTGGCGAAGAAGAGGTTGCTGAGCCAAAGGACGAAACCAGCTTCCGTAGTCTGCTGGTGGAACTGGATGCCATGGAAGAGGGGCTGAAGATCGATTTTGAAGATTTGCGCGAAGAGGAGCCTGAGGCCTCTCTGGAAGAGCAAGACAAGTTGCAGCCCTGA
- a CDS encoding PHP domain-containing protein, with the protein MNVDLHCHSTASDGALSPSVLVARAHEHGVQTLALTDHDTLEGLPEARQACIERGMRWVSGVELSCTWGGATIHVLGYDFPLDAPPLLAAIEALHHGRWLRAEEIDKRLAAKGMSGTLEGARAVQRELGDSGNAPARPHFAEYLVRAGHVKDRGEAFRKWLGAGKLGDVKQHWPTLDETVATLRQSKAWVSLAHPMHYDLTRSKRRRLIADYIQAGGQALEVVNGMMPAEQVGTMSILTREFGLLASAGSDFHGPGTWGEIGAYRPLPEDLPPLWRRFSHEQPLAL; encoded by the coding sequence ATGAATGTTGATCTGCACTGTCACAGCACGGCGTCCGACGGCGCCCTGTCGCCCTCGGTACTGGTTGCCCGGGCCCATGAGCACGGGGTGCAAACGCTGGCACTGACCGACCATGACACCCTCGAGGGCCTGCCCGAAGCGCGCCAGGCCTGCATCGAGCGGGGCATGCGCTGGGTCAGCGGGGTGGAATTGTCGTGCACCTGGGGTGGCGCGACCATCCATGTGCTGGGTTATGACTTCCCGCTGGACGCTCCGCCTTTGCTGGCGGCGATCGAAGCGCTGCACCATGGTCGCTGGCTACGCGCCGAAGAAATCGACAAACGGCTGGCAGCCAAGGGCATGTCCGGCACGCTCGAGGGCGCCCGCGCCGTGCAGCGCGAGCTGGGCGACAGCGGCAACGCCCCGGCGCGTCCGCATTTTGCCGAATACCTGGTACGTGCCGGGCACGTCAAGGACCGTGGCGAGGCGTTTCGCAAGTGGCTCGGTGCCGGCAAACTGGGCGACGTCAAGCAGCACTGGCCGACCCTCGACGAAACTGTCGCCACCCTGCGCCAGTCCAAAGCATGGGTGAGCCTGGCGCACCCCATGCACTACGACCTGACCCGCAGCAAGCGCAGAAGGCTGATTGCCGACTATATTCAGGCAGGCGGGCAGGCACTTGAGGTGGTCAACGGGATGATGCCGGCCGAGCAGGTGGGCACGATGTCCATCCTCACCCGTGAGTTCGGCCTGCTGGCAAGCGCTGGCAGTGACTTCCACGGCCCCGGCACCTGGGGAGAGATCGGTGCCTACCGGCCTTTGCCCGAGGACCTGCCACCTCTGTGGCGTCGATTCAGCCATGAACAGCCTTTGGCGCTATGA
- a CDS encoding response regulator transcription factor — protein MSELLLIDDDQELCELLGSWLTQEGFTVRACHDGQSARQALVEHAPAAVVLDVMLPDGSGLELLKQLRSEHTELPVLMLSARGEPLDRILGLELGADDYLAKPCDPRELTARLRAVLRRSHPTATTSQVELGDLVYSPARGVASIDGREMTLTLSESRILEALLRQPGEPLDKQELAQIGLGRKLTLYDRSLDMHVSNLRKKIGPHADGRPRIVALRSRGYYYCL, from the coding sequence ATGAGCGAGCTGTTACTGATTGATGATGACCAGGAACTGTGCGAGCTGCTCGGCAGCTGGCTGACCCAGGAAGGGTTCACCGTACGTGCGTGCCACGATGGCCAAAGTGCACGCCAGGCCTTGGTCGAGCATGCCCCGGCAGCGGTGGTACTGGACGTGATGCTGCCCGACGGCAGCGGCCTGGAACTGCTCAAGCAATTGCGCAGCGAGCATACCGAGCTGCCAGTGCTGATGCTGTCTGCACGCGGCGAGCCGCTGGACCGCATCCTTGGCCTGGAGCTGGGCGCAGACGATTACCTGGCCAAACCCTGCGACCCGCGTGAGCTCACTGCCCGCCTGCGCGCGGTATTGCGCCGCAGCCACCCCACCGCCACCACCAGCCAGGTCGAGCTGGGCGATCTGGTCTACAGCCCTGCCCGTGGGGTCGCCAGCATCGATGGCCGCGAAATGACCCTGACACTGTCGGAGAGCCGCATCCTTGAAGCCCTGCTGCGCCAGCCCGGCGAGCCGCTGGACAAACAGGAACTGGCGCAGATCGGCCTGGGTCGCAAGCTGACCCTGTACGACCGCAGCCTGGACATGCATGTCAGCAACCTGCGCAAGAAGATCGGCCCGCATGCCGATGGCCGACCGCGCATCGTGGCACTGCGCAGCCGGGGCTATTACTACTGCCTCTGA
- a CDS encoding L-threonylcarbamoyladenylate synthase — translation MSQFFQIHPENPQPRLIKQAVEIIRKGGVVVYPTDSAYALGCQIGDKGAIERVRTLRKLDKQHNFTLLCCDLSQMGLFAKIDTSTFRLLKAHVPGPYTFILNATREVPRLLMHEKRRTIGLRVPSNPIVLALLEELGEPLMSVSLILPPEEEPMTDPYEIRQRLEHHVDLIIDGGYGDLKASTIIDLTGDEPALIREGCGDPTPFLVDA, via the coding sequence GTGAGCCAATTTTTCCAGATTCATCCGGAGAACCCACAGCCGCGCCTGATAAAACAGGCCGTCGAGATCATCCGCAAGGGTGGCGTGGTGGTGTATCCGACCGACTCGGCGTATGCGCTGGGTTGCCAGATCGGCGACAAAGGCGCGATCGAGCGCGTGCGCACATTGCGCAAACTGGACAAACAACACAATTTCACCCTGTTGTGCTGCGATCTTTCGCAAATGGGGCTGTTCGCCAAGATCGATACGTCGACCTTCCGCCTGCTGAAGGCGCATGTTCCGGGGCCCTACACCTTCATTCTCAATGCCACGCGTGAGGTGCCGCGGCTGTTGATGCATGAGAAGCGACGCACCATCGGCCTGCGCGTGCCGTCCAATCCGATTGTGCTGGCGCTGCTGGAAGAGCTGGGCGAGCCGTTGATGAGCGTCAGCCTCATCTTGCCGCCCGAGGAAGAGCCGATGACCGATCCTTACGAGATTCGTCAGCGCCTTGAGCACCACGTCGACCTGATCATCGACGGTGGCTACGGCGATCTCAAGGCATCTACCATCATTGACCTGACTGGCGACGAGCCGGCGCTGATCCGCGAAGGCTGCGGCGACCCCACGCCGTTCCTGGTCGACGCGTGA
- a CDS encoding NAD(P)H nitroreductase, which yields MEALDALLNRVSVPRLTDPAPNAAQREVLFQAALRAPDHGQLRPWRFLTIEGQGREQLGELFAEAVQNKGDASQAALDKARAMPLRAPLLIVVIARLQEHFKVPKSEQRLAAGCAAHGILIAAHAQGIGAVWRTGDMAFDAHVHKGLGLAESEELIGYLYVGTPQNEPRTAPILDTADFVSGWGE from the coding sequence ATGGAGGCTCTCGACGCATTGCTCAACCGTGTTTCCGTGCCACGCCTGACCGACCCGGCACCCAATGCCGCCCAGCGCGAGGTGCTGTTTCAGGCTGCCTTGCGCGCCCCGGATCATGGCCAGCTGCGGCCATGGCGCTTTCTGACCATCGAAGGCCAGGGCCGTGAGCAGTTGGGCGAGCTGTTCGCTGAAGCTGTGCAGAACAAGGGCGATGCCAGCCAGGCCGCGCTGGACAAAGCCCGCGCCATGCCGCTGCGGGCACCGTTGCTGATTGTGGTAATCGCCAGGCTGCAGGAGCACTTCAAGGTGCCCAAGTCCGAGCAGCGGCTGGCAGCGGGCTGTGCGGCACACGGCATTCTGATTGCCGCGCATGCGCAGGGTATCGGCGCGGTCTGGCGTACCGGTGACATGGCGTTCGATGCCCATGTGCACAAGGGCTTGGGGTTGGCTGAGAGCGAAGAGCTGATTGGCTACCTGTATGTCGGTACGCCGCAGAACGAGCCGCGTACTGCGCCGATTCTGGACACCGCTGATTTCGTCAGTGGTTGGGGCGAGTAA
- a CDS encoding HAMP domain-containing sensor histidine kinase, translated as MHLRSLFWRILASFWLAITLVAGLSILLGHMLNQDAWILSRHPGLNTLASKWAKHYEQEGLDSAQHFLERRKDRYKIDVQVLDDSGEAVVPGTFPRRAAAFEARQHNDERRLPWRRLTEEYTSPESGETYLLIYRIPHPALDAWHRESLMWPLSALGIALVVLTLFSLLVTLSITRPLSRLRSAVHDLGQTTYQQNSLAQLAARRDEFGVLAKDFNKMGARLQSTIGSQRQLLRDVSHELRSPLARLRIALALAERAGPEQRETLWPRLTRECDRLEDLISEILALARVDAEQAHAEPVDLNALLGSVRKDALLSAPDQDVRLEAQPGLTLQGWPTLIERAVDNLLRNALRFNPMGQPVEVSAVREQERIVISVRDHGPGAAPEHLAQLGEPFFRAPGQEAPGHGLGLAIARKAAERHGGSLILDNHPQGGFVARLELPLAEAAGS; from the coding sequence GTGCACTTGCGTTCACTGTTCTGGCGCATCCTGGCCAGTTTCTGGCTGGCCATTACCCTGGTCGCAGGCCTGTCGATCCTGCTGGGGCACATGCTCAACCAGGACGCCTGGATCCTTAGCCGCCATCCGGGCCTGAATACCCTGGCCAGCAAATGGGCCAAGCATTACGAGCAGGAAGGCCTGGATTCGGCACAGCACTTTCTGGAGCGGCGCAAAGATCGTTACAAGATCGACGTGCAGGTACTCGACGACAGTGGCGAGGCCGTCGTGCCCGGTACCTTCCCGCGCCGTGCGGCAGCTTTCGAAGCACGCCAGCACAATGACGAGCGGCGCCTGCCATGGCGTCGGCTGACCGAGGAATACACCAGCCCCGAGTCCGGCGAAACCTACCTGCTGATTTACCGCATTCCCCACCCTGCACTGGACGCCTGGCACCGCGAAAGCCTGATGTGGCCGCTCAGTGCGCTGGGGATTGCCCTGGTGGTACTGACCCTGTTCAGCCTGCTGGTCACCCTGTCCATTACCCGCCCGCTCAGCCGCCTGCGCAGCGCGGTGCACGACCTGGGCCAGACCACCTACCAGCAGAACAGCCTGGCGCAACTGGCAGCCCGACGTGATGAGTTTGGCGTGCTGGCCAAGGACTTCAACAAGATGGGCGCGCGCCTGCAGAGCACCATTGGCAGCCAGCGCCAGTTGCTGCGCGATGTGTCCCATGAACTGCGCTCGCCGCTGGCCAGGCTGCGCATCGCCCTGGCTTTGGCCGAGCGCGCCGGGCCCGAACAGCGTGAGACCCTGTGGCCGCGCCTGACCCGTGAGTGCGACCGCCTGGAAGACCTGATCAGTGAAATTCTTGCCTTGGCCCGGGTCGATGCCGAGCAGGCGCATGCCGAGCCGGTCGACCTCAACGCCCTGCTCGGCAGCGTGCGCAAAGACGCCCTGCTCAGCGCACCGGACCAGGACGTGCGCCTGGAGGCGCAACCGGGGCTGACCCTGCAAGGCTGGCCAACGCTGATCGAGCGTGCCGTGGACAACCTGCTGCGCAACGCCCTGCGCTTCAATCCGATGGGGCAGCCGGTCGAAGTCAGCGCCGTGCGTGAGCAGGAGCGGATCGTGATCAGCGTGCGAGACCATGGGCCGGGGGCAGCGCCGGAGCATTTGGCGCAGTTGGGTGAACCATTCTTCCGTGCGCCGGGGCAGGAAGCGCCGGGGCATGGGCTGGGGCTGGCGATTGCGCGCAAGGCAGCGGAGCGCCATGGCGGGAGTCTGATTCTGGACAACCATCCACAGGGTGGGTTTGTCGCCAGGCTGGAGTTGCCCTTGGCTGAGGCGGCTGGCAGTTGA
- a CDS encoding TrkH family potassium uptake protein has product MALPTLRIIGFIIGIFLITLAVGMAVPMATLVIFERTGDMPSFLWSSMITFIAGLALVIPGRPEHVHLRPRDMYLLTVSSWLVVCVFAALPFLLTQHISYTDAFFESMSGITATGATVLSGLDSMSPGILMWRSMLHWLGGIGFIAMAVAILPLLRIGGMRLFQTESSDRSEKVMPRSHMVAKSIVGVYVGFSILGSLAFWWAGMSPFDAINHAMSAISTGGFSTSDQSLAKWDIPAVHWVAVVVMILGSLPFTLYVATLRGNRKALIRDQQVQGLLGMLVVTWLVLGTWYWYSTDLHWLDALRHVALNVTSVVTTTGFALGDYSLWGNFSLMLFFYLGFVGGCSGSTAGGIKIFRFQVAYILLKASLNQLIHPRAVIKQKYNGHRLDEDIVRSILTFSFFFAITICVMALLLSLLGVDWMTALTGAAGTVSGVGPGLGEVIGPSGNYATLPDAAKWILAAGMLLGRLEIITVLVLCMPAFWRH; this is encoded by the coding sequence ATGGCGTTGCCGACCTTAAGGATCATTGGTTTCATCATCGGCATCTTCCTGATCACTCTCGCCGTGGGCATGGCCGTGCCCATGGCAACCCTGGTGATCTTCGAGCGCACCGGTGACATGCCGTCGTTCCTCTGGTCCAGCATGATCACCTTCATTGCCGGCCTGGCCCTGGTAATACCGGGGCGCCCCGAACATGTGCACCTGCGCCCGCGGGACATGTACCTGCTGACGGTCAGCAGCTGGCTGGTGGTGTGTGTGTTTGCTGCCCTGCCGTTCCTGCTGACCCAGCACATCAGCTATACCGACGCCTTCTTTGAAAGCATGTCGGGCATCACCGCCACCGGTGCCACCGTGCTCAGCGGGCTCGACAGCATGTCGCCGGGCATCCTCATGTGGCGCTCAATGCTGCACTGGCTCGGCGGCATCGGCTTCATCGCCATGGCGGTGGCGATCCTGCCATTGCTGCGCATCGGTGGCATGCGCCTGTTCCAGACCGAATCGTCCGACCGTTCGGAGAAGGTCATGCCGCGCTCGCACATGGTTGCCAAGTCGATCGTGGGGGTGTACGTCGGCTTCTCGATCCTCGGCTCGCTGGCCTTCTGGTGGGCGGGCATGAGCCCGTTTGATGCGATCAACCACGCCATGTCGGCGATCTCCACCGGCGGTTTTTCCACCTCCGACCAGTCGCTGGCGAAATGGGATATCCCGGCCGTGCACTGGGTGGCGGTGGTGGTGATGATTCTGGGCAGCCTGCCGTTCACCCTTTACGTCGCGACCCTGCGCGGCAACCGCAAGGCACTGATCCGCGACCAGCAGGTGCAGGGTTTGCTGGGCATGCTGGTGGTTACCTGGCTGGTGCTGGGCACCTGGTACTGGTACAGCACCGACCTGCACTGGCTCGACGCCCTGCGCCACGTGGCGTTGAACGTGACCTCGGTGGTCACCACCACCGGCTTCGCGCTGGGCGACTACAGCCTGTGGGGCAACTTCTCGCTGATGCTGTTCTTCTACCTGGGCTTCGTGGGCGGCTGCTCCGGTTCGACTGCGGGCGGTATCAAGATTTTCCGCTTCCAGGTTGCCTATATCCTGCTCAAGGCGAGCCTTAACCAGTTGATCCACCCGCGTGCGGTGATCAAACAGAAATACAACGGCCACCGCCTCGATGAAGACATCGTGCGTTCGATCCTGACGTTCTCGTTCTTCTTCGCCATCACGATCTGCGTCATGGCCCTGCTGCTGTCGTTGCTGGGCGTGGACTGGATGACCGCATTGACCGGTGCTGCCGGCACGGTTTCGGGTGTGGGGCCGGGCCTGGGTGAAGTGATCGGCCCGTCAGGCAACTATGCCACGCTACCGGACGCGGCCAAGTGGATCCTCGCTGCCGGCATGCTGCTTGGCCGCCTGGAAATCATTACGGTGCTGGTGCTGTGTATGCCGGCGTTCTGGCGTCACTGA
- a CDS encoding Spy/CpxP family protein refolding chaperone produces the protein MRKTLIALMFAAALPTVAMAMPEGGPRHDGPHHRGDAPFHQLDLSRDQRQQIGKLMGEQMQQRRDINERYLAKLPAADQKAMKDELQASRAKTDTAVRNLLKPEQQKKFDELQKERAAKQAEWQEFQAWKAEKGTKAQ, from the coding sequence ATGCGCAAGACCCTAATCGCCCTGATGTTCGCCGCCGCCCTGCCGACCGTGGCCATGGCCATGCCTGAAGGCGGCCCGCGTCACGACGGCCCCCATCATCGCGGTGATGCGCCTTTCCATCAACTGGACCTGAGCCGCGACCAGCGCCAGCAGATCGGCAAGCTGATGGGCGAGCAGATGCAGCAGCGTCGTGACATCAACGAGCGCTACCTGGCCAAGCTGCCGGCCGCCGACCAGAAAGCCATGAAGGACGAACTGCAAGCCAGCCGCGCCAAGACCGACACCGCCGTGCGCAACCTGCTCAAACCTGAGCAGCAGAAGAAGTTCGACGAACTGCAAAAGGAACGCGCCGCCAAGCAAGCCGAGTGGCAGGAGTTCCAGGCCTGGAAAGCTGAAAAAGGCACCAAGGCTCAGTAA